From the Mycoplasmatota bacterium genome, one window contains:
- a CDS encoding DegV family protein: MKKIGIVTCSTSGLDYIKGYEDIKKARTTIIINNKEYLDGLEIHPKQFYDQLNSLTEVPKTAQPSMGHLLDLYQQLKDDGCTDIIYISISEHLSGTYQSVCLSKDFVEDINIHPFNSQTASFLTGFMAMEAHRLAKEGKSVEEILDYLAFLRDHDRIYLMVDDLKYLVRNGRLSNAAGFIASALRIKPLLEIGDDGKIVAKEKIRTTKKALDRVIDSFLEDTNNGKDAKFIFLFNTDALKNLEYTKNRLSKAGIDTSQLIDAAVSPAIGCHVGKGVIGIGYVKN, encoded by the coding sequence ATGAAAAAAATAGGAATTGTCACCTGTAGCACCAGTGGTTTAGATTACATAAAGGGTTATGAAGACATAAAAAAAGCACGAACTACCATTATTATAAATAATAAAGAGTATTTAGATGGCTTAGAAATTCATCCAAAACAGTTTTATGATCAATTAAATTCATTAACAGAGGTACCTAAAACTGCTCAACCTTCTATGGGGCACCTGTTAGATTTATATCAGCAATTGAAAGATGATGGTTGTACAGATATTATTTATATTTCCATTTCGGAACATTTAAGTGGTACTTATCAAAGTGTTTGCTTATCAAAAGATTTTGTTGAAGATATTAATATCCATCCTTTTAATAGTCAAACAGCATCATTTCTAACTGGATTTATGGCCATGGAAGCACATCGCCTTGCAAAAGAAGGTAAATCTGTGGAAGAAATATTAGATTATCTTGCCTTTTTAAGAGATCATGACAGAATATATTTAATGGTGGATGACTTAAAATATTTAGTACGAAATGGACGTCTATCAAATGCGGCAGGATTTATTGCCTCAGCACTTAGAATTAAACCCTTACTAGAAATCGGTGATGACGGTAAAATAGTTGCCAAAGAAAAAATCCGTACAACAAAAAAAGCATTAGACCGTGTCATTGATAGCTTTTTAGAAGATACCAATAATGGAAAAGATGCTAAATTTATATTTTTATTTAATACAGATGCTTTAAAAAATTTAGAATATACGAAAAATAGATTAAGTAAAGCAGGAATAGATACCTCACAATTAATCGATGCAGCAGTATCACCAGCAATTGGTTGTCATGTTGGTAAAGGTGTAATAGGAATAGGATATGTAAAGAATTAA
- a CDS encoding amidohydrolase, with protein MLNQTLKNEIKRFRHYLHQIPELGFQEIKTQAFIKSELLKLSFEVEEVAETGLIALKRGKENQAIAFRADMDALAVHEKTNVDFISTHEGRMHACGHDGHMSILLGFASYISNLQLKKDIVLIFQPAEEGPGGAKIIIQDGYLQKYHVEKIFGLHVYPEIPEGKIGLTDGVLMGQAGEFDITIHAISCHGAMPQNGVDGIYVASQLIQTYQSIISRNVNPIESGVVTIGKIRGGEARNVIASKIHLNGTVRAFNGEIYDLIKKRMEVINKGIENMFNIQVEMVFRDLYPPLVNDHHFYLLMKKILKEEEIIKLKPIMISEDFSYYLQTVPGYFLMLGSRNEELGYTYPLHSCHFNFDDKILYRGVELYIQICEELNVF; from the coding sequence ATGTTAAATCAAACGTTGAAAAATGAAATTAAAAGATTTAGACATTATTTACATCAAATTCCTGAATTAGGATTTCAAGAAATTAAAACCCAAGCTTTTATAAAAAGTGAATTATTAAAATTAAGTTTTGAAGTTGAAGAAGTGGCTGAAACAGGACTTATCGCATTAAAAAGAGGAAAAGAAAATCAAGCGATTGCATTTAGGGCGGATATGGATGCCTTAGCGGTTCATGAAAAAACAAATGTTGATTTTATATCTACACATGAAGGAAGAATGCATGCTTGTGGTCATGATGGACATATGAGTATTTTGCTTGGATTTGCCTCTTATATCTCTAATTTGCAACTTAAAAAAGATATAGTGCTTATCTTTCAACCTGCTGAAGAAGGCCCAGGAGGGGCTAAAATCATTATCCAAGATGGCTATTTACAAAAATATCATGTTGAAAAAATATTTGGATTACATGTTTATCCAGAAATCCCAGAAGGTAAAATAGGATTAACGGATGGTGTGTTAATGGGGCAGGCTGGTGAATTTGATATTACCATTCATGCGATTAGTTGTCATGGTGCAATGCCACAAAATGGGGTTGATGGGATTTATGTAGCCTCTCAATTAATTCAAACCTATCAAAGTATTATTAGCCGTAATGTAAATCCAATCGAAAGTGGTGTAGTAACAATTGGAAAAATTCGAGGTGGAGAAGCAAGAAATGTTATCGCTAGTAAGATTCACTTAAATGGTACGGTACGTGCATTTAATGGAGAAATTTATGATCTAATTAAAAAACGTATGGAAGTAATTAATAAAGGAATCGAAAATATGTTTAATATTCAAGTGGAAATGGTGTTTAGAGATTTATATCCCCCATTAGTTAATGATCATCATTTTTATTTATTAATGAAAAAAATCTTAAAAGAAGAGGAAATTATTAAATTAAAACCAATCATGATATCAGAAGATTTTTCATATTATTTACAAACAGTACCTGGTTATTTTTTAATGCTAGGCTCAAGAAATGAGGAATTAGGTTATACTTACCCATTACATAGTTGTCATTTTAATTTTGATGATAAAATATTATATCGAGGTGTAGAATTATACATACAAATATGTGAAGAACTTAATGTATTCTAA
- a CDS encoding TM2 domain-containing protein — MINISSEPKKKEETNDEKTKNNSKKSKKAKKDEFVIGKNKVIAILLALFLGRYGMHKFYLGKPALGFVYLIFSRYQIIMFFSICDAFIYLFTDNETWLKEYGYKKLDDKK; from the coding sequence ATAATAAACATTTCATCTGAACCAAAGAAAAAAGAAGAAACAAATGATGAGAAAACAAAAAATAATAGTAAAAAAAGCAAAAAAGCTAAAAAAGATGAATTTGTGATTGGAAAAAATAAAGTGATTGCGATTTTACTAGCACTTTTTTTAGGTAGATACGGTATGCATAAATTTTATTTAGGAAAACCTGCTTTAGGTTTCGTTTATTTAATCTTTTCACGTTATCAAATAATTATGTTTTTTAGTATTTGTGATGCTTTTATTTATCTATTTACTGATAATGAAACTTGGTTAAAAGAATATGGATATAAAAAACTTGATGATAAAAAGTAA
- a CDS encoding ferritin-like domain-containing protein, whose translation MLWRFCMYYNPNNDYLDGINDMMTDLSSYTHPKNYQKGLELIRNTLGGERKDELFYNYLVSVAPTEEANQIVSSIRDDEIRHNKMFRTIYYQLTGQVLPHGLDEPFDKPKSYCEGLKQALMGELSAVQKYRQILFAMENRVHINMLTEIITDELRHSGLYNLLMTLGNCF comes from the coding sequence ATGTTATGGAGGTTTTGTATGTATTATAATCCGAATAATGATTATCTTGATGGGATAAATGACATGATGACAGATTTATCATCTTATACGCATCCCAAAAATTATCAAAAAGGATTGGAATTGATTCGAAATACTTTAGGTGGAGAAAGAAAGGATGAATTATTTTATAATTATCTAGTAAGTGTTGCTCCTACAGAAGAAGCAAATCAAATTGTTTCTAGTATTCGTGATGATGAAATTAGACACAATAAAATGTTTAGAACGATTTACTATCAATTAACAGGTCAAGTCTTACCTCATGGATTAGACGAACCATTCGATAAACCCAAATCATATTGTGAGGGATTAAAACAAGCATTAATGGGTGAATTATCTGCCGTTCAAAAATATCGTCAAATCCTATTTGCGATGGAAAATCGAGTTCATATTAATATGTTAACTGAAATTATTACTGATGAACTAAGACATAGTGGATTATATAATTTATTAATGACTTTAGGAAATTGTTTTTAA
- a CDS encoding DUF4236 domain-containing protein, translating to MGISFRKSFRIGKNTRINFSKNGGIGISTGVKGFRVSKNNSGVRFTLGGNGIHYTKWFTKKKKTKKSDRKKIDKNLNKLEKDKLEEIEKEERIINPETDFERIPTEDEQALLLYLGSRERNYLLYLLLITLLGLGIFGVIQRSFLSYILIAFNICLLLLYLLKSKLHSYVYSLNHSITLFQKNRLNKAYKLLKKCLAIKPKSDKALIMMMFTAFRLEKYEEALYYVEAYKEENSPLEVMYFIEGCASTELGKYQEGIAAIEKIYSEDDDIRFSKYKVLGDCYLGLNDYDKAISWYKELPVNKEEMDEDQLEYKYALGKALFLKGHKKRAFSYLSKVYDYRVDYKDVKALMDEI from the coding sequence ATGGGAATTAGTTTTCGAAAAAGTTTTCGAATTGGGAAGAATACAAGAATTAACTTTAGTAAAAATGGTGGAATTGGAATTAGTACTGGAGTTAAAGGATTTCGTGTAAGTAAAAATAATTCCGGAGTTAGATTTACTTTAGGGGGAAATGGAATACATTATACGAAATGGTTTACTAAAAAGAAAAAAACTAAAAAATCAGATAGAAAAAAAATTGATAAAAACTTGAATAAATTAGAAAAAGATAAACTTGAAGAGATTGAGAAAGAAGAAAGAATAATTAATCCTGAAACAGATTTTGAAAGAATTCCAACAGAAGATGAACAGGCATTATTACTATATTTAGGAAGTCGTGAACGAAATTATCTTTTGTATTTATTATTAATAACCCTTTTAGGTTTAGGAATTTTTGGAGTCATTCAAAGATCTTTTCTAAGTTATATTTTAATTGCGTTTAATATTTGTTTGCTTTTGCTTTATTTATTAAAATCAAAACTTCATTCTTATGTATATAGTTTGAATCATTCTATTACATTATTTCAAAAGAATCGTTTAAATAAAGCCTATAAATTGTTAAAAAAGTGTTTGGCAATAAAACCAAAAAGTGATAAAGCATTAATTATGATGATGTTTACTGCCTTTAGACTAGAAAAATATGAAGAAGCATTATATTATGTTGAAGCCTATAAAGAAGAAAATAGTCCACTTGAAGTAATGTATTTTATTGAAGGATGCGCATCTACTGAATTAGGTAAATATCAAGAAGGAATAGCTGCAATTGAAAAAATCTATTCTGAAGATGATGACATTAGATTTTCTAAATATAAAGTGCTAGGAGATTGTTACTTAGGACTTAATGATTATGATAAAGCAATCAGTTGGTATAAAGAATTGCCAGTAAATAAAGAAGAGATGGATGAAGATCAATTAGAATACAAATATGCTTTAGGGAAAGCCTTATTCTTAAAAGGACATAAAAAGCGAGCATTTTCATATTTATCGAAAGTGTATGATTATCGAGTTGATTATAAAGATGTAAAAGCATTAATGGATGAAATCTAA
- the htpG gene encoding molecular chaperone HtpG, which produces MSNVREFKTESKQLLNLMINSIYTHKEIFLRELISNASDAIDKYNFLSLQDDTLKSNEEYKIEIEVSKEDKTITIKDNGIGMTEEELVENLGTIAKSGSKSFLEKLQTNAENINLDMIGQFGVGFYSAFMVASKVAVKTKSPYSESGLSWESTGEDTYEIEKSAKEDHGTEITLFLRDNNEEDESYDVYLEEFKIKELVKKYSDYVRYPIVMEVTKQVPKEDNKDEFENMTEMENLNSMIPLWKKSKSEISEEDLNEFYKYQFHDYEVPIKSIHMNVEGALNYNALIFIPKKAPYDLYSEKYEKGLQLYSKGVFIMDKCKELIPDYLRFIKGLVDSPDLSLNISREMLQHDKQLSKIASNLEKKIKNELERMLKNDREQYIEFYKTYGVNIKYGVYDQFGAKKDLLKDLIIFNSSKDKEYTTLKEYVERMKEEQEFIYYASGQSIDQLDKLPQMELLKEKDYEVLYFTDDIDEFAIKILMEYDNKKFKNISQGDLNLESNEEKEALEEKEKTYKDLLSHIKDCLTDKVSEVKLSSRLKDSAVCLVSKDDISFEMEKVLAVMPGGNNGVKAQRVLEINPNHQLFKALETVYEKDKEDINDYATLLYSQALLVEGFKLDDPIEFSNKMCELMIKSTK; this is translated from the coding sequence ATGAGTAATGTTAGAGAATTTAAAACGGAGTCTAAACAACTACTTAATTTAATGATTAATTCGATTTATACTCACAAAGAAATCTTTTTAAGAGAACTTATATCAAATGCTAGCGATGCTATCGATAAATATAATTTCTTATCATTGCAAGATGATACATTAAAATCAAATGAAGAGTATAAAATCGAAATTGAAGTTTCAAAAGAAGACAAAACGATTACCATTAAAGATAATGGAATTGGAATGACAGAAGAAGAATTAGTTGAAAACTTAGGAACTATTGCGAAATCTGGTTCAAAATCTTTTTTAGAGAAATTACAAACTAACGCTGAGAATATTAACTTAGATATGATAGGGCAATTTGGTGTTGGTTTTTATTCAGCTTTTATGGTTGCTTCTAAGGTAGCGGTTAAGACTAAGTCGCCTTATTCAGAATCTGGTTTAAGCTGGGAATCTACTGGTGAAGATACTTATGAAATCGAAAAATCAGCGAAAGAAGATCATGGAACTGAAATCACACTTTTTTTACGTGATAATAATGAAGAAGATGAATCTTATGATGTATATCTAGAAGAATTTAAAATTAAGGAATTAGTTAAAAAATATTCAGATTATGTCAGATATCCAATTGTTATGGAAGTCACTAAACAAGTTCCTAAAGAAGACAATAAAGATGAGTTTGAAAATATGACTGAAATGGAAAATTTAAATTCAATGATTCCTCTTTGGAAAAAAAGTAAATCAGAAATTTCTGAAGAAGATTTAAATGAATTTTATAAGTATCAATTTCATGATTATGAAGTACCTATTAAATCTATTCATATGAATGTTGAAGGTGCTTTAAATTATAATGCTTTAATCTTTATACCTAAAAAAGCACCTTATGATTTGTATTCTGAAAAATATGAAAAAGGACTACAGTTATATTCAAAAGGTGTATTCATCATGGATAAGTGTAAAGAATTAATTCCTGATTATTTACGTTTTATCAAAGGTTTAGTTGATTCACCTGATTTATCATTGAATATATCAAGGGAAATGTTGCAACATGATAAACAGTTATCAAAGATTGCTTCAAATTTAGAGAAAAAGATTAAAAATGAATTAGAAAGAATGCTTAAAAATGACCGTGAACAATACATTGAGTTTTATAAAACTTATGGTGTTAATATAAAATATGGTGTATATGACCAATTTGGTGCTAAAAAAGATTTATTAAAAGACTTAATTATCTTTAATTCTTCTAAAGATAAAGAATATACCACTTTAAAAGAATACGTTGAAAGAATGAAAGAAGAGCAAGAATTCATTTATTATGCATCCGGTCAAAGTATTGATCAATTAGATAAATTACCACAAATGGAATTATTAAAAGAAAAAGATTATGAAGTGTTATATTTCACAGATGACATTGATGAATTCGCGATTAAAATTTTGATGGAATATGATAACAAAAAGTTTAAAAATATATCACAAGGTGATTTAAATCTTGAAAGTAATGAAGAGAAAGAAGCCTTAGAAGAAAAAGAAAAAACATATAAGGATTTATTAAGTCATATTAAAGACTGTTTAACAGATAAAGTAAGCGAAGTTAAATTATCATCAAGATTAAAAGATAGTGCTGTTTGTTTAGTTAGTAAAGATGATATTTCATTTGAAATGGAAAAAGTCCTAGCTGTGATGCCAGGAGGAAATAATGGTGTTAAAGCACAAAGAGTATTAGAAATAAACCCAAATCATCAATTGTTTAAAGCACTTGAAACTGTTTATGAAAAAGATAAAGAAGATATTAATGATTATGCAACTTTATTATATTCACAAGCATTATTAGTTGAAGGTTTTAAATTAGATGACCCAATTGAGTTTTCTAATAAAATGTGTGAATTAATGATTAAATCAACTAAGTAA
- a CDS encoding helix-turn-helix transcriptional regulator, with translation MKNINENIKKYRLEKGITQQEIADKLFVTRQCISRWEQGKSVPDIESLEKLASILEITVSEIIDDESIKTLTINEAIINRKFKKFIWTSLIISALAVLLTIIGYIVINEQYNANKIGNIKNTLGIITEMDTITEHDLEHQIIKFENEENIYILNISYFGEVKFFDNKVKSISYHDLKVGDTIELEYRNELKSENVTKINVIDSKVEKSLIGVILVANGETYESIEDIQRNNDSGLHFYLFEKENNSNHTITNMGLGETKSNITYNGNHFHYDFELNIYFDRAKIINDVVIGLVYSTGIEYVETIDIAYLNSQNRIYNGEMDYESQNIYSVHSADVTYEVNFIETNTFSSIEVYEYDINHNLIKTTSLNFDDYFNFNADENAIYSYIKVTSENDDYYYREVYHLMVGEKLDIPKSDEYGLVINTTFFYHSYSPKN, from the coding sequence ATGAAGAATATTAACGAAAATATAAAAAAATATCGATTAGAGAAGGGAATAACTCAACAAGAAATTGCTGATAAACTTTTTGTGACAAGGCAATGTATTTCACGATGGGAGCAAGGAAAAAGTGTTCCTGATATTGAAAGCCTTGAGAAATTAGCTAGTATTCTAGAAATTACAGTTAGTGAAATAATTGATGATGAATCAATTAAAACATTAACTATTAATGAAGCTATTATAAACCGAAAATTTAAAAAATTTATTTGGACTTCTTTAATTATTAGTGCATTGGCTGTCTTATTAACTATTATTGGATATATTGTTATTAATGAACAATATAACGCGAATAAAATTGGAAATATAAAAAATACCTTAGGTATTATTACAGAAATGGATACTATTACCGAACATGACCTTGAACATCAAATAATCAAGTTTGAAAATGAAGAAAATATTTACATATTAAATATAAGTTATTTTGGTGAAGTTAAATTTTTTGATAACAAAGTAAAATCCATTAGTTATCACGATTTAAAAGTTGGAGATACAATAGAATTAGAATACCGAAATGAGTTAAAATCAGAAAATGTCACTAAAATAAATGTAATTGATTCTAAAGTGGAAAAAAGTTTAATAGGTGTAATTCTTGTCGCTAATGGAGAAACATATGAGTCGATTGAAGATATTCAAAGAAATAATGATTCTGGTTTGCACTTTTATTTATTTGAAAAAGAAAATAATAGTAATCATACTATAACAAATATGGGGCTGGGAGAAACTAAATCTAATATTACATATAATGGAAATCATTTTCATTATGATTTTGAACTTAACATTTATTTTGATAGAGCAAAAATCATAAATGATGTGGTTATAGGTTTAGTATATTCTACTGGAATAGAGTATGTAGAAACAATAGATATAGCTTATTTAAACTCTCAAAATCGAATATATAACGGTGAAATGGATTATGAATCTCAAAACATCTATTCAGTACATAGTGCTGATGTAACCTATGAAGTGAATTTTATTGAAACAAATACATTTAGTTCAATTGAAGTTTACGAATATGATATAAACCATAATCTAATTAAAACAACATCACTTAATTTTGATGATTATTTTAATTTTAATGCAGATGAAAATGCTATCTATTCCTATATTAAGGTAACAAGTGAAAATGATGATTACTACTATAGAGAGGTTTATCACCTTATGGTTGGTGAAAAATTAGATATACCGAAAAGTGATGAATATGGATTAGTGATAAATACAACATTTTTCTATCATTCTTATTCACCTAAAAATTGA